A window from Staphylococcus succinus encodes these proteins:
- the chrA gene encoding chromate efflux transporter, with the protein MVNYLHIFMVSLKLGLMSFGGPTAHLGYFYDEYVKKRQWLDEKEYSDLVALCQFLPGPASSQVGIGIGTVRGGVMGGIISFIGFTFPSIIILMLFSLIFTNSEADFSWLQGLKLVAVAIVAQAILGMGKKLTNSKPTITLAIFVLFMSLLIDHIFIQVISLVITGIYGLLFLKPNSIQPAGRREKLFHLPKRLGVISITLFITLLIMLPIASSLTNNIWIKMFDSFYRSGSLVFGGGHVVLPLLEKEFVPQALISPDHFIAGYAAAQAVPGPLFTFASYIGTSITGISGGLLATVAIFLPAFLLLFGILPFWDTIKSNVYADGFLKGISAGVVGILIAAFYNPIWTSTINKELDFVLATALFVLLMFFKCPSWAIVLIGLLLGIVFY; encoded by the coding sequence ATGGTTAATTATCTACATATTTTTATGGTTTCTTTAAAATTAGGTTTAATGTCTTTTGGTGGCCCAACAGCTCACTTAGGTTACTTTTATGATGAGTACGTCAAAAAAAGACAATGGCTTGATGAAAAAGAGTACTCTGATTTAGTAGCTTTATGTCAATTTTTACCTGGTCCAGCAAGTAGCCAAGTTGGCATTGGTATAGGAACCGTGCGTGGCGGGGTAATGGGTGGAATTATATCATTTATTGGATTTACTTTTCCTTCTATTATTATACTCATGCTATTTTCACTCATCTTTACAAATAGTGAGGCGGATTTTAGCTGGCTCCAAGGTTTAAAACTGGTAGCTGTAGCTATTGTTGCTCAAGCTATTCTCGGCATGGGTAAAAAATTAACAAACTCAAAACCTACAATTACATTAGCTATTTTTGTATTATTCATGTCTTTATTAATTGATCACATATTCATACAAGTTATTTCATTAGTCATCACAGGAATTTATGGCCTTCTATTCTTAAAGCCTAATTCTATTCAACCTGCTGGTCGTCGTGAAAAGTTATTTCATTTACCTAAACGACTTGGGGTAATTTCTATCACACTTTTCATAACACTTTTAATTATGTTACCAATAGCCAGTTCGCTGACTAACAATATTTGGATCAAAATGTTTGATAGCTTTTATCGCTCTGGTTCTTTAGTATTTGGCGGAGGACATGTCGTTTTACCACTTTTAGAAAAAGAATTTGTACCGCAAGCACTTATATCTCCAGATCATTTCATTGCTGGTTATGCTGCGGCACAAGCTGTTCCAGGTCCATTATTTACATTTGCCTCTTATATAGGGACATCTATTACAGGCATTTCAGGCGGTTTATTAGCTACCGTTGCTATATTTTTACCGGCATTTCTTTTATTATTTGGTATTTTGCCGTTTTGGGACACTATTAAATCTAATGTATATGCTGATGGATTTTTAAAAGGGATTAGTGCAGGCGTAGTCGGCATTTTAATTGCAGCATTCTATAATCCTATATGGACGTCAACAATTAATAAAGAATTGGATTTTGTATTAGCAACTGCATTGTTTGTGTTATTAATGTTTTTTAAATGCCCATCATGGGCTATTGTATTAATTGGATTGCTCTTAGGTATCGTCTTTTATTAA
- the hxlB gene encoding 6-phospho-3-hexuloisomerase, producing MQMHSHFHLILDEIKQTLANISESETDKFLKVLMDDSAIFVAGKGRSGLVMNSFAMRLNQLGKQAYVIGETTTPSIQPNDVFVIASGSGSTAHLKLLAQTAKDKQAYVLLLSTTPKSPIATIADLTIVLPAGTKYEVKGSQQPLGSLFEQSSQIYLDSMVLTMQEIVKVNETTMQDNHANLE from the coding sequence ATGCAAATGCATAGTCATTTTCACTTAATATTAGATGAGATTAAACAAACATTAGCTAATATCAGTGAATCAGAAACAGATAAATTTTTGAAAGTGCTGATGGATGACTCAGCCATTTTTGTAGCGGGTAAAGGACGTTCAGGTCTAGTAATGAATAGCTTTGCCATGAGATTAAATCAATTAGGTAAACAAGCATATGTCATTGGTGAAACGACTACGCCATCTATCCAACCAAATGATGTATTTGTAATAGCATCAGGTTCGGGTTCTACAGCGCATTTAAAATTACTTGCTCAAACAGCCAAAGACAAGCAGGCATATGTTTTATTATTGTCAACAACACCAAAATCTCCAATTGCTACAATTGCAGATTTAACAATTGTATTGCCTGCTGGCACGAAATATGAGGTCAAAGGGTCTCAACAACCACTAGGAAGCTTGTTTGAACAAAGTAGTCAAATTTATTTAGATAGCATGGTACTAACGATGCAAGAAATAGTAAAAGTAAATGAAACTACAATGCAAGACAATCATGCTAATTTAGAATAA
- the hxlA gene encoding 3-hexulose-6-phosphate synthase produces MKLQLAIDLLDQKEAAKLAQEVEEFIDIVEIGTPIVINEGLSAVEHMSKSVNNTQVLADLKIMDAAGYEVSQAVKFGADIVTILGVSEDASIKSAIEEAHNSGKELLVDMIAVQNLEQRAAELDKMGTDYIAVHTGYDLQAEGVSPLESLRTVKSVISNSKVAVAGGIKPDTIETVAAEQPDLIIVGGGIANADDPKAAAKQCRDIVDANA; encoded by the coding sequence ATGAAATTACAATTAGCAATCGATCTATTAGACCAAAAAGAGGCAGCAAAGCTGGCTCAAGAAGTAGAGGAATTTATTGATATCGTAGAAATTGGAACACCAATTGTTATAAATGAAGGGCTATCTGCCGTTGAACATATGAGTAAGTCAGTTAATAACACACAAGTATTAGCAGATTTAAAAATTATGGATGCTGCCGGATATGAAGTAAGCCAAGCTGTAAAATTCGGAGCTGATATCGTAACAATTCTTGGTGTTTCTGAAGATGCTTCAATTAAAAGTGCTATCGAAGAAGCGCACAACAGTGGTAAAGAATTGTTAGTTGATATGATCGCAGTTCAAAATTTAGAACAGCGCGCAGCTGAATTAGATAAAATGGGTACTGACTATATTGCAGTACATACTGGTTATGATTTACAAGCTGAAGGTGTATCACCTTTAGAAAGTTTACGTACTGTTAAATCAGTTATTTCAAATTCAAAAGTAGCTGTAGCAGGTGGAATCAAACCAGATACAATTGAAACAGTGGCAGCTGAACAACCAGATTTAATTATTGTTGGTGGCGGTATCGCAAACGCTGATGATCCAAAAGCTGCTGCTAAACAATGTCGTGATATCGTAGATGCAAATGCATAG